Proteins from a genomic interval of Brachybacterium vulturis:
- a CDS encoding pyroglutamyl-peptidase I — protein sequence MTTDLLLTGFAPFAGAAVNESWEAVRRAAAQLKAQGLAVQTLELPVEFGRAGELLTAAVRAHRPSLVVAVGLAAGRTGISPERVAVNVRDARIPDNAGASPVDEPIVAGGPVGYFSTLPIKAMVAALDGVPGSVSQTAGTYVCNDVFYALQHLLATDEELSGIRGGFVHVPSADVLDTAATGRALARMVEVAQRTEVDASLTGGAEH from the coding sequence TTCGCGCCCTTCGCCGGGGCGGCGGTGAACGAGTCCTGGGAGGCGGTGCGCCGCGCCGCAGCGCAGCTGAAGGCGCAGGGCCTAGCGGTCCAGACCCTCGAGCTGCCGGTGGAGTTCGGCCGGGCCGGGGAGCTGCTCACCGCGGCGGTGCGCGCGCACCGTCCCTCGCTGGTGGTCGCCGTCGGCCTCGCCGCGGGGCGCACGGGAATCAGCCCGGAACGGGTCGCGGTCAACGTGCGTGATGCACGGATCCCGGACAACGCCGGCGCGAGCCCGGTGGACGAGCCGATCGTGGCCGGCGGCCCGGTGGGCTACTTCAGCACCCTCCCGATCAAGGCGATGGTCGCCGCGCTCGACGGGGTCCCGGGCTCGGTGTCCCAGACCGCCGGCACCTACGTGTGCAACGACGTCTTCTATGCGCTCCAGCATCTGCTGGCGACGGACGAGGAGCTCTCCGGGATCCGCGGCGGCTTCGTCCACGTCCCCTCGGCCGATGTCCTCGACACCGCCGCCACGGGCCGTGCCCTCGCCCGGATGGTCGAGGTGGCGCAGCGCACCGAGGTCGATGCCTCGCTCACGGGCGGTGCCGAGCACTGA